GCTTCCGGTTACTCATGAACTGCACCGTGAACTGCTCGTGCGCCTTTCTGTGTCCTAGTTCAATCAGCTCTGCTCCATTCTGTGGATAGCGACTCTGAATGGGCTGACCGTTGACCTGAATCTGCAGTTTTTGGTTGGGACTAACGCGTTGTAAGTCAAGATACTGCATGCCCGGTTTGGCAGCTGTCACCCGAACTTGATAACGGTACTGACCGGCTTTTTTCTGAGCTTGCACCAGCTGAACCGCATTGGGATGAAAGACAGTGGTCTTAGAATTACTTTCCGCTTGAAACAAGCGATTCAAATTACCGTACACATCATTGTTGGCCAAGCGGAGGTGTTCCAGTTGATCCGAAACAGCATAACCGAGGCCAGCGTTGGTCGACGTGGTTTTAATCTGCCGCTTTCCGGCAGAACTAATGTCCACCTGACGCCCAACGCTCAAGAGCTGCGCAGTTACAGGCGTTAGGCCTCGGACACTAACCCGCCGTTCGTTTCGACTGTACAAGCCCAGCTTTGTCAGTGCATCGTGCGTGTGAACGTTGAGCGAAGACGTGTAACTATTCACTCCGTAAAAATCAAACAGGAGGGAGTCATTGTACTGGTTGTAATTAATGTTGAAGTTGTGCACGTACAATTGGTTATTGACGTCTAACCGAGTAAAGCGGTGGCGATTCTGATCCGTTTTCACCAGTTGAGCGGACCGATTGTACTTTTGCACAAACTGGGTTTGATTCCCGTATTCATGGGTACCACCGAGGGCCAGCCACAGGTTGGTACCCATTTCGAGGGACACTACCAGTAACAATAACGGCCACCAGCGTGGTTGTCGTTGACTAATCCCAATTGCTGCAACCGTCAGTAAAATAAACAGCATGGCCCACAACCAGTTCCAATAGCTAGTCACATAGAACGGCGTGGCCCAGTGCAGGGCTCGCGCAATCCGAATTTCTAAGAAAGCGGATCCGTAACCAATTGTGATTAATAAGGCTAATAAGCCGGCCGCTTTTTTAACCACCTGAAATTGAGCAAACGCTCCGCGCCGCCAAGCTTGGTAACCCAGCCAGATCATCACAAAACTCAACATGTAAACTTCGCGGAACGGGAACCCGGCGGGCATTTGAAACATGTGCCAGACCGTGTCGAAGGTGGCAATCAGCATCCCGACAAAAATCGCTCCCACTAACCAGGCTGAGGCTCGCTTTTCGTGACGTTTAATTTTAGGACTAAACCAGAACACGAGGATACCTAAAGCAAAGAAACTCCCAACAAACAAGGAGGGTTCGTGGTTTAAGCGGCCCACAAAGTTCGTCGCGCCGACCCCTAAACTAAGCAGGTCGGATGGCAAAAACCGGAAGATTGGTAGGAAACTAGTCCAATCGAGGCTTCCCTTCCCCGTTGACAGCATCCCCACCAAGGTGGGCACTAGCAAGATTGCTGATAGAGCCCCGCCAAGGATGGAGCTGACGATGTATTTAACCAGTAAAGCTCCCTGGGTCTTGACGTAGGCCCAGAACTTCATGGACTGCGGTTGGTGCAATAACAGGAGGTAAACAAAGTAGATCACAGAGTAAACGCACAGCATGTACCCCATGTAATAGTTCAACAGGATGGCAACCAATAAAGTAAAGGTATACCAACCCCACTTGCCTTTCTGAAAGAGCCGGTCAATGGCAAGCGTCAAGAACGGTAAGACCATCAACGCTTCCAGCCACATAAAGTCGTAAAAATACATGGACACAAAGCCACACAGACCGTACGCAACTCCGGCCACCAGTTGCCACCAGTTAAACTCGTGTTCCTTAACCCGCAGAAAAATCACCATGGAGAGACTAATCAAGCCAATCTTAATCATAATGATGGCTTCCATGAGCAGTGGAATCTGGGCACTTTTAACAAAAGCCACCAACAGATTCAAGGGACTCATTAAATAATAGGTGTAGACCGGAATTGTATTATCCCCGAGAGAAAATAAAAAAGAATAGGTACTAAATCCTCCATTGTGTAACTGCATACGCAAAAAATTGAAAAAGGGAAAGTATTGGGTTGCTAAGTCGCTCACCAACAGATTATGGTCACCTAACGGAGCAATCCCGCGCCCAGCAAAAGCTAGAATTACAACTAAAATGGGCAGGAAAAAAGCTCCCAAATAGCCGAAAAGATGGTACAGTTTCTTCTTCATGAATTTCAACACTTTCTTCATTACTGATTTCGAAAAAAATTGCCGTCAATTTTATTTTACTATAAAACGAGGACTGCTTACCAAATATGATATAATTAAGTTTGTATTAAAATATAAGGAGGAAACACTATGTTTAGTTCCGAAAGAAAATTTGATCCCTTTACTTTAGTAGTGGGAATTTTATTTGCAATTCTTTCATTAGTAATGCTGAAATATCCAGGTGGCTCCCTAGTGGTGGTTGCTTACATAATTGCCTTTGCGATGGTAATGGAAGGAATCTTCAAGCTAGCTGATTTAACGGCGATTGATAAATCACTGGGAATCAGTAACACGTGGGTAATTATTAGTGCCGTCCTAGATTTGATCTTAGGAGTCCTAATCATCTTTATGCCTGGTTTAGGTGGCATTTACCTTTGGGTTGTTTTGTCAATTTCATTCATCATGGACTCCCTCTTCGAACTTTGGGCTAGTCGTTACATTAGCAAGAACCAAAAAGGTTACTTTTGGTTTACTGTAATCCTCGCTGTCATTGGTTTGATTTTAGGAATTGTTCTCTTATTCAACCCAGTGTTAGGGGTAAGTACCAGCTTGTTCTTAATCGCCTTTTACCTGATGTTCTTTGGAATCTTATTGATCATCCGTTCGTTCTAAGCAACGAACCTCGGAGAGTGACAATTCGTCGCTCTCTTTTTTATTGTCTAAATCAGCAAGGAGGTCCTTTACCATGAAATACGCGGTCACCGCGGCAACCGGCCGTTTCGGCCAGTTAGTCGTCAACCACTTACTGACTCGGGTGTCCTTTCGCGATATCGTGATTATTGCTCGTAATCTCGATAAAGCCCACCAGCTCTACCCCGCCTATTTAGACATCCGTCAGGGTGATTATGACGATCCTGCCAGTTTACAAGCAGCGTTAGCGGACGTTGACCGAGTCCTTTTAATTTCATCCCATCCGAATGAAGCGGTCCCGCGGATCACTCAACACAAAAACGTCGTCCAAGCCGCCGTCCAGAACCACGTGCACTGGCTTGGTTACACCAGTTTCTTTCACGCCGACCGCTGTCAGAATCCACTGGCCGCAGATCACTTAGCTACCGAACAATTCATTGCGCAAACCAATTTGCCCCACTCCTTTCTACGGAACAACTGGTATTTAAACAACGAATTTCCAGCCCTTCAAGCTGCGTTGCAGCAAAAAGAACCAGTCGTAACGACGGCCGGCAACCAGACCATTGGTTGGGCAGCAGAACACTATTATGCAGAGGCAGCCGCCAATTTCTTGAGTAATCCCGAAGACGAATTAAAATCCAGTTACGAACTAACCGGCGTTTTCCATACCTACGAGGAGTTAGTTAAAGCCGTCCGGACCGTCACGGGTCAAGACGTTCAGTTGCAACAGCTGACTCCGGCTGAATACCAAGCCTGGTTACAGCAGCAAAACTTAGACGGTGCGACCCAACAGTTCTTAATTAATTGCCAAGTTCTAATGAGTTCTGGTGCGTTAGGACCGCAAGTAGCGGAACAAACGGTGGAAATGGGTATGAGTCACGAGGCGATTGCAAAACGCCGCGCTCAGTATCAGGACTTACCCCAGGCGCTGGGCCGTCCTTTACCGAGTCTTACGGAACAAGTTCGAGACATGTTGGCGCCGAAACCAGGTTATCTTTTATAGTCAAATATTAAAAAGGATCTTCCTGAAATTAGGAGGATCCTTTTGCATTTTATTCAGTTTTTCGTGACCAAATCAGGGCCACCGTAATAAACAGCACAGGACCGATAATCATCCACATCGTGGTGGTCCACTGACCACTCATGACCGGAGCAACCAAAGTAAAGATAATCGCCGCTCCCACGGTCACTAGTACCACGATGGACGCTAAGCGGGCCACCGCATAGCTCTTAAAGAACACGAAGGGATGGTCAATCCGCTTCTTCCGGAACTGCCAAAAAGCGTAAGCTACAAACAGGTACGGTAGGGACATGGCTACGTTGGTCATAGAAACCACAATCTGGAAGAACATCTTGGCATCTTTGCCTCCAAACGAAACCAGCAAGATAAAGGCAATCACGATTAAAGCTTGAACTTTCATTGCGTTTACCGGCAGGTCACGTTTAACCTTTCGGAACCACTTGGGCCACATGGTTGCCGGGGTTCCTTCCACCAGTTGTTTGATTGGTGAAAAGACCACTGTCGTAAAGGCGCCCATTAAAGCGAGGAACATGGATAACCCAATGTAGCGCGCCACCCAGAGCCCCATTTGCACGGCTACTCCATGCGGGCAATGTAGCGCTAATCCAAGTTGATAAC
This genomic stretch from Fructilactobacillus carniphilus harbors:
- a CDS encoding YfhO family protein gives rise to the protein MKKKLYHLFGYLGAFFLPILVVILAFAGRGIAPLGDHNLLVSDLATQYFPFFNFLRMQLHNGGFSTYSFLFSLGDNTIPVYTYYLMSPLNLLVAFVKSAQIPLLMEAIIMIKIGLISLSMVIFLRVKEHEFNWWQLVAGVAYGLCGFVSMYFYDFMWLEALMVLPFLTLAIDRLFQKGKWGWYTFTLLVAILLNYYMGYMLCVYSVIYFVYLLLLHQPQSMKFWAYVKTQGALLVKYIVSSILGGALSAILLVPTLVGMLSTGKGSLDWTSFLPIFRFLPSDLLSLGVGATNFVGRLNHEPSLFVGSFFALGILVFWFSPKIKRHEKRASAWLVGAIFVGMLIATFDTVWHMFQMPAGFPFREVYMLSFVMIWLGYQAWRRGAFAQFQVVKKAAGLLALLITIGYGSAFLEIRIARALHWATPFYVTSYWNWLWAMLFILLTVAAIGISQRQPRWWPLLLLVVSLEMGTNLWLALGGTHEYGNQTQFVQKYNRSAQLVKTDQNRHRFTRLDVNNQLYVHNFNINYNQYNDSLLFDFYGVNSYTSSLNVHTHDALTKLGLYSRNERRVSVRGLTPVTAQLLSVGRQVDISSAGKRQIKTTSTNAGLGYAVSDQLEHLRLANNDVYGNLNRLFQAESNSKTTVFHPNAVQLVQAQKKAGQYRYQVRVTAAKPGMQYLDLQRVSPNQKLQIQVNGQPIQSRYPQNGAELIELGHRKAHEQFTVQFMSNRKLNQRDLQTTFAIYQGQAVDRFSQATRPYQLHVNHPDRLAIHGNHFTGTVQTTKARPVVLISIPYDQGWTITDGNKPVKMKRAVNGLSQVRLTPGTHRLTFRYQTPGLKAGFLISLVGLIGTGLAGWFWRKKRTVRRDA
- a CDS encoding HdeD family acid-resistance protein, giving the protein MFSSERKFDPFTLVVGILFAILSLVMLKYPGGSLVVVAYIIAFAMVMEGIFKLADLTAIDKSLGISNTWVIISAVLDLILGVLIIFMPGLGGIYLWVVLSISFIMDSLFELWASRYISKNQKGYFWFTVILAVIGLILGIVLLFNPVLGVSTSLFLIAFYLMFFGILLIIRSF
- a CDS encoding NAD(P)H-binding protein; the protein is MKYAVTAATGRFGQLVVNHLLTRVSFRDIVIIARNLDKAHQLYPAYLDIRQGDYDDPASLQAALADVDRVLLISSHPNEAVPRITQHKNVVQAAVQNHVHWLGYTSFFHADRCQNPLAADHLATEQFIAQTNLPHSFLRNNWYLNNEFPALQAALQQKEPVVTTAGNQTIGWAAEHYYAEAAANFLSNPEDELKSSYELTGVFHTYEELVKAVRTVTGQDVQLQQLTPAEYQAWLQQQNLDGATQQFLINCQVLMSSGALGPQVAEQTVEMGMSHEAIAKRRAQYQDLPQALGRPLPSLTEQVRDMLAPKPGYLL